Genomic window (Streptomyces liliiviolaceus):
GCGTTGAGTCCGGCGAGCAGCGCGACGCCGCCGACGCCGAGCAGCCGCTTCTGGGTCTTCTTCGAGAGCGTCATCTTCAGTGACGCGTTCTTCACGGACGCCTTCTTCAAGGGCCGGTGGGCCATGGCCTAGCTACCTCCTGTCGTACTGCTGGAGACCGTTCCGGCGGCGCTGCCCGCGAGGGCCGGGGCGGGCTCGGCCGTTTCGCCGATCCGGACGGCGGGCACGAGGTGCCGCTGCGCCCTGCGGTCCCTGGCACGGGTCGCGGTCCACACCGCCACCGGGGCGAGGGAGATGGCCAGCGCGAGGACCGCCCAGGTGCGCATGGCCGCGTGGGTGTGGTCGAGCACGAACGACGCGACCAGGGACGACGTCAGGACCGCCGCCCAGAAGAGATGGATACGGAAGGTCGCGACGCGGTCGGGGCTGGTGTCGCCGCCCTTGGGGGTGATGACGAACCGGCTGGGACGGCGGATCAGGGCCGCGCCGAGGGACTTCAGGTAGATCGGCGCGGAGAGGGCCGACATCGCCATACCGGCCAGCCCGCCCGAGCCCTCCGGTTCGTGCGGCGAGACGTTGTGCCGCCGGTTCCACAGATAGAGCCCGACCTGGAGTGCGGCGGCGTCGCTGTAGAGCATCAGCCACATGGAGGCCGAGACCTGCGTACCGGACGCCCCGAAGCACAGGAACAGGACGCAGCTCAGAATGCCCAGCAGCCAGTTGACGGCCGTCATCGGGTAGTAGACGAGCATCAGCGTGTACGAGAAGAGCCGTCCCGGCGGCATCGAGAAGGGTGCCTTCCAGTACTGCTTGAACAGCGTCTCGTAGGTGCCGCGCGACCAGCGCATCTGCTGGGTGAAGAAGTCGGTCCAGGAGGCGGGGCCCTCACCGACGGCGAGCACGTCGGGGGTGTAGACGGACTGCCAGTGGTGACCGGTCCTCGGGTTCTTGTGCCGGTGCATCTCGAAACCGGTGGCCATGTCCTCGGTGATGGAGTCGTACAGGCCGCCGACCTGCTTGACGG
Coding sequences:
- a CDS encoding glycosyltransferase family 2 protein produces the protein MRPEGYDYDTHSRLAGPLTEPSGSAYRVQYTKLLSSEPHRIRAVLLMTLAPVLTGLLLVYLVWPTHWVEREGGARWLVGLDITMLVAIGLIELFMVVNVVSIAHATMVARDPVPVTPAEGTRVAFLTTFVPGKEPLSMVRATLEGAVRVTHTGPLDVWLLDEGDDEQAKALCEELGVRHFTRHGVPEWNRAKGVHKTRTKHGNYNAWIAMHGGSYDFFASVDTDHVPLPEFLERMMGYFRDPDVAFVVGPQVYGNYTTPVTKAAESQQFLFHALIQRAGNRYRAPMFVGTNNVVRIAAVKQVGGLYDSITEDMATGFEMHRHKNPRTGHHWQSVYTPDVLAVGEGPASWTDFFTQQMRWSRGTYETLFKQYWKAPFSMPPGRLFSYTLMLVYYPMTAVNWLLGILSCVLFLCFGASGTQVSASMWLMLYSDAAALQVGLYLWNRRHNVSPHEPEGSGGLAGMAMSALSAPIYLKSLGAALIRRPSRFVITPKGGDTSPDRVATFRIHLFWAAVLTSSLVASFVLDHTHAAMRTWAVLALAISLAPVAVWTATRARDRRAQRHLVPAVRIGETAEPAPALAGSAAGTVSSSTTGGS